The genomic segment TGATCTTCGCCGGCGGCTTCCGCTCCGCGGGCGGCGTGTCGGCCGGTTGCATCGCCAGCTTTCACGGGGATCACTGGGGGACCGTCGGCGATTCCGGGATCGACGGCACCTGGCCGCGGATTCGCGACATGGTCGTGTTCGAGCAGGATCTGGTGGTCGCCGGCCGCTTCGAATCCGCGGACGGCGTCCCGGCCGCCAACGTGGCCCGCTGGGACGGCGCCGCCTGGCAGGCCATGGGACCGGGCCTGTCCTGCTACGAGGTGGCCGCGCTCTGCGTGCACGCGGGAAAGCTCTACGCGGCCGGTGGGGACGGGCTCTATCCGAATCCGCCCTTTTACCCGGCGGCGAAACAGTTCGGCGATCGGGGATACGTCTATCGCTGGAGCGGCGAGGCGTGGGAGCTGATCATCACCACCGATGAGCACGTCACGGGCGCCGTGAGCGATCTGGCCTCGTACGACGGCGCGTTGCTCGTCGCCGGTTCGTTCAGCGAGGCCAACGGCCAGCCCGTGGATGGCCTCCTGTGCTGGGACGGCAGCGCATGCGAGGAATTCGGGGGTGGCCTCAGGTACTGGGTGCGATGCCTGGAGGTCGTCGGCGACGACCTGTACGTCGGCGGGGGATTCACCGTCGTCGGGGACGTCCCGATGAACTACCTCGCCCGCTGGGACGGGTCGGCCTGGCACGACGTCGCCGGCGGCCTGAACGGCGGTTCCAGCAATTACGGTCTCTATGATCTGTTGCATGCGGGCGGACGCCTCTACGCCGGCGGCCGTTTCGACACGGCGGGCGATATCCCGGCCCGCAACGTGGCCGTCCTGGACGGCGACACCTGGCGCGCCCTCGGCAGCGGGGCCGGCCCGACGGTGACCACCCTGGCCTGGCGCCAGGGCGATCTGTACGTCGGCGGCAAGCTCGAAGAGGCCGGCGGCCTGATCGTCGGCGGCCTGGCCCGCTGGGAAGGCGAGCCGGTGTCCGTGATGGTGTCGGGATTCAGCGGCCGCCGCGACGGCCTGGCGGTGGAACTGGTCTGGGAGGCCGCCGGCAGCCTGTCCGGCGGCGGCTTCCGGGTCTGGCGGGACGACTCCGTGGGCGACCCGCAGTGCCTGGCGCCCGCGCCTTCCTGCGAAGGTCCGCTATGTGCCTACCTCGACGACGCGGCGCCTCCGGAGGAAGCGCATTACCGCCTGCAGTGGCGTCGCGATGACGGAGCGACCGCCTGGGTGGCCGAGACGTGCGTCGGCGTCGCCGAGCTGCCCCGCTCGGTCCGCTTCGTGGACGTCCATCCCAATCCCTTCAATCCCCGCGTCACGGCCTCCTTCACCGTCGGCGCTTCCCAGCGGACCCGCGTCACGGTGCTGGACGCCAGGGGCCGCGAACTGGTCCGTCTGGCCGACCGGCGGTACGGCGCCGGCCGGCACGAGAT from the bacterium genome contains:
- a CDS encoding T9SS type A sorting domain-containing protein; amino-acid sequence: MHGSSSPGRRFHLHVVALIVALSPLATPVAAGDEDWSSAFAHAADLDGPIYSMVAYGDDVVVAGGFTSAGNTLLCGVAQWDGAGWRPLGDCIPGGGAYSNPILSLAVFQDELYAEGWRLDGGTWTDVLEIEGHVSCMEVHGDLLVVGGSFDTAQGVPADNLIAWDGESAVELGGGCNGAVRSLLSHDGSLYAGGGFTEAGGIPAERIACWNGESWSDLGGGVSGDQERCCGDYGEPAYFPAAVMAIGAHGEDIYVGGQFTMAGGDSISALARWDGVGWHAEEDLVLGDMTEYYSLDSWLDFPPCVQSLAVDAADGLVAGGRFSVIGDPIRYGLIRRDEGGWSHLGGGFDYDGSFYLYIAYALLPVPTGIFVGGQFYDIGGIDAVCAAFWDESAWSPLVHENGLGTDGHVFTSLDYQDDLIFAGGFRSAGGVSAGCIASFHGDHWGTVGDSGIDGTWPRIRDMVVFEQDLVVAGRFESADGVPAANVARWDGAAWQAMGPGLSCYEVAALCVHAGKLYAAGGDGLYPNPPFYPAAKQFGDRGYVYRWSGEAWELIITTDEHVTGAVSDLASYDGALLVAGSFSEANGQPVDGLLCWDGSACEEFGGGLRYWVRCLEVVGDDLYVGGGFTVVGDVPMNYLARWDGSAWHDVAGGLNGGSSNYGLYDLLHAGGRLYAGGRFDTAGDIPARNVAVLDGDTWRALGSGAGPTVTTLAWRQGDLYVGGKLEEAGGLIVGGLARWEGEPVSVMVSGFSGRRDGLAVELVWEAAGSLSGGGFRVWRDDSVGDPQCLAPAPSCEGPLCAYLDDAAPPEEAHYRLQWRRDDGATAWVAETCVGVAELPRSVRFVDVHPNPFNPRVTASFTVGASQRTRVTVLDARGRELVRLADRRYGAGRHEIAWEGRDAGGREVSAGVYILRLEGDDGEDTVKISLLR